In the genome of Haemophilus pittmaniae, one region contains:
- the yidD gene encoding membrane protein insertion efficiency factor YidD has translation MAKTHSFGAKILIRLIRFYQLAISPLIGPRCRFVPTCSCYGIEALKKHGLLKGGWLTLKRVLKCHPLNAGGYDPVPPKINNNDEKQ, from the coding sequence ATGGCAAAGACACATTCGTTTGGCGCGAAAATCCTAATTCGCTTGATACGTTTTTATCAACTGGCAATTAGTCCACTAATTGGCCCGCGATGTCGTTTTGTGCCAACTTGTTCCTGCTATGGTATCGAGGCTTTAAAAAAACATGGATTGCTAAAAGGTGGTTGGCTTACATTAAAACGTGTATTAAAATGCCACCCTTTGAACGCCGGCGGCTACGATCCCGTACCGCCAAAGATTAATAATAACGATGAGAAACAATAA